A genomic region of Paralichthys olivaceus isolate ysfri-2021 chromosome 18, ASM2471397v2, whole genome shotgun sequence contains the following coding sequences:
- the slc35e4 gene encoding solute carrier family 35 member E4 isoform X1: protein MKTKIDIFLFGWTTDDNPMLFYREDHDTNMISADGFSKCEATQRERGRRRPPAEMLHLLSAVIVWLVTGTTISSLNKWIFAVYNFRYPLLLSALHMLTAIVVDYGLIKLRVIHQSGAGEQDLTTSAKCKVFLLSLTFCASIAFGNMGLNYVQLSFAQMIYTTTPLFTLAISALILGKQHHILKYTAMMPICLGASFSIMGEVQYDQTGCFFVFAATMLRGVKSIQQSILLQEEKINSVFLLYLMSIPSFCILTVAALTLENWTLMESPLHYDRHLWVFILLSCLGSVMYNLASCCVITLTSAVTLHILGNLSVVGNLLLSQLLFGSELSALSCAGVVLTLSGMLIYQNSELIVSCFDAHRARAKVSGQVDGHSACGEKSCESEPTYHQQRTDGKQEDKID from the exons GGAGGACCATGATACGAACATGATCAGCGCCGATGGCTTCTCCAAATGCGAGGCGACTCAGCGGGAGAGAGGCAGGAGGCGGCCACCGGCAGAGATGCTCCATCTGCTGTCAGCTGTGATCGTGTGGCTGGTGACGGGCACCACCATCTCCAGCCTCAACAAATGGATATTCGCCGTGTACAACTTCAGGTACCcgctgctgctgtcagctctGCATATGCTCACGGCCATAGTGGTGGACTATGGGCTCATCAAGCTGCGGGTGATCCACCAGAGTGGTGCTGGAGAGCAGGACCTGACAACCAGCGCCAAGTGCAAGGTGTTCCTGTTGAGTCTGACGTTTTGCGCTAGCATCGCCTTCGGGAACATGGGTCTGAACTATGTCCAGCTGTCATTTGCACAAATGATCTACACCACCACTCCGCTCTTCACTCTCGCCATCTCCGCTCTGATACTGGGCAAGCAGCATCACATCCTCAAATACACAGCCATGATGCCCATCTGCCTGGGAGCCTCCTTCAGCATCATGGGGGAGGTCCAGTACGATCAGACCGGCTGcttctttgtgtttgctgcAACTATGTTGAGGGGTGTGAAGTCCATTCAGCAGA GCATCTtacttcaggaggagaaaaTCAACTCTGTGTTCCTGCTCTACCTGATGTCCATTCCTAGCTTCTGCATCTTGACTGTGGCAGCTCTGACCTTAGAGAACTGGACTCTGATGGAATCGCCACTGCATTACGACCGCCACCTGTGGGTCTTCATCTTGCTCAGCTGCCTGGGCTCAGTCATGTACAACCTGGCCAGCTGCTGCGTCATCACGCTCACCTCGGCCGTCACCCTGCACATCCTGGGCAACTTGAGCGTGGTGGGGAACCTGCTGTTGTCCCAGCTGCTCTTCGGCAGCGAACTGTCCGCCCTCAGCTGCGCAGGTGTGGTGCTGACGCTGTCCGGCATGCTCATCTATCAGAACTCTGAGTTAATCGTCAGCTGTTTTGATGCACATAGGGCCAGAGCAAAAGTGTCTGGGCAGGTGGACGGTCACAGTGCATGTGGAGAGAAATCTTGTGAATCTGAACCAACGTATCATCAGCAGAGAACAGACGGCAAACAAGAAGACAAGATAGACTGA
- the slc35e4 gene encoding solute carrier family 35 member E4 isoform X2 — MISADGFSKCEATQRERGRRRPPAEMLHLLSAVIVWLVTGTTISSLNKWIFAVYNFRYPLLLSALHMLTAIVVDYGLIKLRVIHQSGAGEQDLTTSAKCKVFLLSLTFCASIAFGNMGLNYVQLSFAQMIYTTTPLFTLAISALILGKQHHILKYTAMMPICLGASFSIMGEVQYDQTGCFFVFAATMLRGVKSIQQSILLQEEKINSVFLLYLMSIPSFCILTVAALTLENWTLMESPLHYDRHLWVFILLSCLGSVMYNLASCCVITLTSAVTLHILGNLSVVGNLLLSQLLFGSELSALSCAGVVLTLSGMLIYQNSELIVSCFDAHRARAKVSGQVDGHSACGEKSCESEPTYHQQRTDGKQEDKID; from the exons ATGATCAGCGCCGATGGCTTCTCCAAATGCGAGGCGACTCAGCGGGAGAGAGGCAGGAGGCGGCCACCGGCAGAGATGCTCCATCTGCTGTCAGCTGTGATCGTGTGGCTGGTGACGGGCACCACCATCTCCAGCCTCAACAAATGGATATTCGCCGTGTACAACTTCAGGTACCcgctgctgctgtcagctctGCATATGCTCACGGCCATAGTGGTGGACTATGGGCTCATCAAGCTGCGGGTGATCCACCAGAGTGGTGCTGGAGAGCAGGACCTGACAACCAGCGCCAAGTGCAAGGTGTTCCTGTTGAGTCTGACGTTTTGCGCTAGCATCGCCTTCGGGAACATGGGTCTGAACTATGTCCAGCTGTCATTTGCACAAATGATCTACACCACCACTCCGCTCTTCACTCTCGCCATCTCCGCTCTGATACTGGGCAAGCAGCATCACATCCTCAAATACACAGCCATGATGCCCATCTGCCTGGGAGCCTCCTTCAGCATCATGGGGGAGGTCCAGTACGATCAGACCGGCTGcttctttgtgtttgctgcAACTATGTTGAGGGGTGTGAAGTCCATTCAGCAGA GCATCTtacttcaggaggagaaaaTCAACTCTGTGTTCCTGCTCTACCTGATGTCCATTCCTAGCTTCTGCATCTTGACTGTGGCAGCTCTGACCTTAGAGAACTGGACTCTGATGGAATCGCCACTGCATTACGACCGCCACCTGTGGGTCTTCATCTTGCTCAGCTGCCTGGGCTCAGTCATGTACAACCTGGCCAGCTGCTGCGTCATCACGCTCACCTCGGCCGTCACCCTGCACATCCTGGGCAACTTGAGCGTGGTGGGGAACCTGCTGTTGTCCCAGCTGCTCTTCGGCAGCGAACTGTCCGCCCTCAGCTGCGCAGGTGTGGTGCTGACGCTGTCCGGCATGCTCATCTATCAGAACTCTGAGTTAATCGTCAGCTGTTTTGATGCACATAGGGCCAGAGCAAAAGTGTCTGGGCAGGTGGACGGTCACAGTGCATGTGGAGAGAAATCTTGTGAATCTGAACCAACGTATCATCAGCAGAGAACAGACGGCAAACAAGAAGACAAGATAGACTGA
- the smtna gene encoding smoothelin — translation METKTDGGSAAVSSEELAAIEDEEVLNKMLDNAGDFDERRMIRTALRDLMKKKRDKREKERGSRQQDLRQQGLGKGATTGSAVSTGRASMNQQASTNKPTGQSSPSASTPFNRTAGSPTSPAAASVQKCPAAAVPNAKNVKQMLLDWCRAKTEPYEGVKIQNFSSSWKDGIAFCALVHRFFPDAFEYSILNPNKPRDNFQLAFNTAERLAGCPPLLDPDDLVRMKEPDWKCVYTYIQEFYRCLVEKGLVKTKKRL, via the exons ATGGAGACAAAAACAGACGGTGGATCAGCTGCAGTGTCCAGTGAGGAACTGGCTGCTATTGAAGATGAAGAGGTTCTCAACAAGATG CTGGACAACGCAGGGGATTTCGACGAGAGACGAATGATTCGTACTGCATTAAGAGacctgatgaagaagaagagag ATAAACGGGAAAAGGAGCGAGGGTCGAGGCAGCAGGACCTGAGGCAGCAGGGCCTCGGCAAAGGAGCGACGACAGGCTCAGCAGTTAGCACAGGCAGAGCGTCCATGAACCAGCAGGCATCAACAAACA AACCGACAGGTCAGTCCTCTCCATCAGCCTCCACTCCCTTCAACCGGACAGCAGGCAG CCCGACCAgtcctgctgcagcctcagtCCAGAAAtgccctgctgctgcagtacCCAATgctaaaaatgtcaaacagatGCTTCTGGATTGGTGCAGGGCCAAAACAGAGCCATATGAG GGGGTGAAAATCCAGAACTTCTCCTCAAGTTGGAAAGATGGCATAGCCTTTTGCGCCTTAGTGCACCGGTTCTTCCCTGATGCGTTCGAGTACTCCATCCTCAACCCCAACAAGCCCAGGGACAACTTCCAGCTGGCTTTCAACACTGCAGA gaggCTGGCAGGCTGCCCCCCTCTGCTGGACCCTGATGATTTAGTCCGGATGAAAGAGCCCGACTGGAAGTGTGTGTACACGTACATCCAGGAGTTTTACCGCTGCCTGGTGGAGAAAGGCCTGGTGAAAACCAAAAAGCGGCTGTAG